The nucleotide window ATTTCCCCAGTACTTCAGCCTCATACATTTTAACCATTCCTCCTGCGACCTTTGCCCATCTTCTGACACCGCTGATATCATCTAGCATAGGCGAATGCCATCTTAAGGATGCAACGGTCTTGACCGAGTTTATGAATGCAATGCAtccaaaatataaataCTTATCTTGAAACATTTCGACAACTTCGCCATTATGAATGGACGTCGGTTTTAAATGTGGATGCGTGGACAACTGAAATGCACCGAATAAAAATGGCAAGAAATGATAATCATCTAGGCCCCAAACTCCGTGTGACCCTGCCGGCTCTAACCAATATGTCGTCTCTATCAGTCTCATAATATCAAGGTATGTAATGAAAACTTTCAACACCATGTTCCTGGCATCCCTTTCGAGTTGGAATATATTGCATTTAAGAAGACCATACAAGAAACATAAAAAGTTCAACTCATGACCAGAACCGTAAtctattcttctttcattacCCCATGACTCCGTCAAGTAAGCAGACAATTCAGTAACCTGATCTTGTGAAAGGGAGGGAAATGTATCAGAAATGGTGGAAGTCGATGATTCCGAGACGTCATGATAAAAATCCCtaaattcaacttttcCAAATCTTGATGAATTAGCATCTTGCGTGACAGGATTTTTCTTGACCAGTTCACGTATTCGATTCAAAATCTTAACAACTGATTTTATTGACTCACTTATAGGCTCTTTGTAATCCGTATTTTCATGACCCTTAACAGCTTCTGCCAGGCTCGTTAAAAAATCAACCAGTTTATGTCTCGTTTCAGAGTTTTCCCACAACAAGATATCGTCCTTTGTTAGAAGTCGTTTCTCAGGAATCATAGCAGAATATTAAAGGTTGTAGCTCTCCGTTAAAGCTAATGATTCTCTCTCAAAATAACTTTTACAGACTACTTTTCTCGGCTCCTAGATATTTATGAAAAGGTCAAATAAAGGTAGCTGGATGGAACATAGACAAATAAATTAATTAAAGACAAAGTTAGACAAAGTCAAatttcatatatatatttttaagATCTGGTGACGTTTTCTTTTGTACAACAATGGAATGATTCAACCAACtatatttatttctttATCGGAATAGCCAAATCTATCTCTATTATCGTAATAGAGTTTCTTGAGTTCCTGCATATAGCGCTGATGGTAGTAatccaattcttcttcactaGGATTGggtattttttcttttacaaATATTGGTTTTCCAATCACGACATTTATTGCTCTTCTGTAAGGGAGAAAACCAAAATCATAGTTAAACATCCCACGGGCGTAGAAAAGTGGTACGGTGAAGCCATAATTTTGTTTGAGCCATAACTGGACTTTCCTCGAGAAAGAGTCTTCACTTGTCTGTACAATATTATAGAGGTCCGTCTCGCCAAACGCGAATACAGGCGTCAGACAAACGTTACCAGCCTCCAACGCTAATCTTATGAAACCCTTACGTCTGTTAAGAATAAGATCAACATGGCCAATAGAACTAGCAAGTGATTCTCTGGCTCCGCCAACCACGATGCAAATTGAGTTgtctttttccaaaacttttagtgtatttttttttgaaactgcACTTATACCAAGTGCCATTAAGTAATCTCTATAAAGGGGAACATGGAATTGCGTCACTAATGTCATCAAGGAGACCGGTATACCTGGGAAGATTTGAGACCAACGACGGCCTTCTGTTCCAAATACACCGAAGGAACCAATCGCCCCGATACCATGAGGATGGTAGCCAAATATATAACGAGGCCCCGTTACTTCAAATTCACTATTCTTAGAGCTATATCGAAATATGCCCAgcattttcttccatcgcgagttttttttgcccTCCAATTCCTTGGATGATGCAGACTTTCTTGTGAAAGTCGGTTGAAGATCTGCTGTCTTATGCAGGGCTATTGGAAAGTAATCGCACAAATAACTCCAAATGGACAGAGATCTGAACCAATCAGACCTTCTGTAGACCACTCCGCCATTGCCTGGTGCCCTATCAAACATGTAATATATGAAGTAAGGTACCGATAAAAACCATAATAGTGGGTTGGACAACGCATATATGGCAATCACTGGTAGAAAAACGAAAGCTGAAAGATGCCATGCTATCATAGCTGTTTGAAACCGTCTTTTGAACGGTGTATGCAGTGAGCTCCACGACCTGTCGCTACCTTCACTATTAATTCCATTTAAACTGTTGCTACGCTCGCCATCCCCGTTCAACGATGAGCTACGCGCATCGCTTATCTGATTCTCGaactcttttttgattgcaTTCCATGCATCCCATCCCTTCTTGTCGTGTTCGGAAAATGCCCTATCTCCTGCTTCCTCTTGAGCAGTCGCATCCCGCGAGCCAGTCGTGACCCTTCGATGTAACTCCTGTGAGTCTTCGATCATCGCAGCCTCAAAAAGCGGTATCTGCCTTCTGGAGCTCTATTTCACCTAAGTCGCGCCAAATCCTGTTGCTATACCTCTTATAAAGGCTACTCTTATCCGTATAATCCTTTTACACGGTTTGCGATAAACGCGCAGTACAATCTCCCTTTACACTACTTCTATCAGAGAAAACTGATCCTCGAGTCTGATCTGGTCTCTTCTTTAGCGACCTTAAACTTCCAATAGTTTTGTGGTACTGCTACTCTGGGGTTCTTCTACCGATGCTCACGTTTCTTCTACCTATGCTCACGATTCTGATTAACGGAAAGATTTTCACTTGAAAACATACAACTCCTCCACTTCCGCTTCCTCTCAGTTGTAAAAGCTCAGATTCAGATACGATCGACTAAATCAAGCTTCAAATCCCAATTGATCTGCCAGTTTTTCCTTCCTGGTTGATTACCTCCACTTGTATATGGCAGGTCGAAAGCCTCAATGTTTAAAGGGCAGACATATTGGATTTACGCGACGCGTAGATTTTCaatactgaaaaaaaaactgaactGAAAGGCATATAATTCGGAGCCTACAGTGAAGGTTTCTAGATCCATCAAGGTTTGTGTCCGGATTCTGGACAGGGGTATCACCAGTATCGAGGGCAAGGTTCTTTGGCTTCGTTTTTAGGCCACGAAATATTCGACAATGGACGCCACACAACCTACGCAGCAGTCGACTCAGGCGACTCAGAAGTATTTGATAGAGAAGTTTTCACAGGAGCAGATTGACGACGACATAGTCTGTAGAGTCATATGCACTACTGGGCAGATACCGATACGTGATCTGCGTGCGGATATGAATGAAATACTGAAAGAGGCGACACCCATAAAGAAAACATGGACATTTGGCAGAAATCCGAATAGTGACTACCATCTGGGCAACGTGTCTAGATTGTCTAATAAACACTTTGTCATATTTTTGGGAGAGGACGGCAATCTTTTACTGAAGGATACATCAACAAACGGAACGTGGCTCAATGGCCAACGAATATCGAAAGAGCGCAATCAGCTTTTATCGCAAGGTGACGAGATAACAGTCGGGATAGGTGTATCGATGGATATACTAACAGTGGTTCTTTTCATAAATGAGagattcaaacaaaaacaagaacaaaTGAGAGTGGATAATTTAAAGAATGGAGTTAAGAACGGTAAAAACTCCACTTTCAAATTACATTCAGGGCTTAATTCAGACTTGAGCGATAACTTGACAGgagttttcaaagatttttctaTAAAAGACGAAGTTGTTGGGCAGGGAGCATTTGCCACAGTCAAAAAGGCAGTGGAAAGGTCCACAGGAAAGACATTTGCTGCCAAGATAATcagtaaaagaaaagtgaTGGGAAATTTAGATGGTGTCAAGAGAGAATTGGAGGTTCTCGGTAAGTTACATCATCCAAGGATTGTCCAATTGAAAGGATTCTATGAGGCGGAAGAATTTTACTATCTTCTAATGGAGTTCGTTTCTGGTGGTGACTTGATGGACTTTGTTGCAGCTCATGGTTCAGTGGGAGAAGATGCTGGCAGAGAAATAACGAGGCAAATACTGGAAGCAGTAAGATATATACATGAAAAAGGAATCAGTCATCGTGATTTGAAACCGGATAATATTTTAATTGAACAGGACGATCCGGTGTTGGTCAAGATAACAGATTTTGGTCTGGCGAAAGTACAAGGTAATGGAACTTTCATGAAAACCTTCTGTGGCACTTTGGCGTACGTTGCTCCTGAAGTTATTGGAGGGAAGGCTTCCTCTGACGAAACGGGGGAAGTTCACGAgtattcttctttggtCGATATGTGGTCCATAGGTTGTCTTGTATATGTCATACTAACTGGCCATCTGCCTTTTAGTGGAAGTACTCAGGAGCAACTATACAAACAAATTAGCCGAGGTTCGTACCACGAGGGTCCATTGAAGGACTTTAGAATTTCGGACGAAGCAAGAGGTTTCATTGACTCTCTTCTTCAGGTGAATCCAAACGACAGACCCACTGCAGACAAGGCATTACAGCATCCATGGATAAAGGTTGTAAATACCCAAAACTCAGCAAGTGAATCTTCACAGATATCGTTATCCCAGTCGTTGTCACAACAAAAAGTACTAGAAAATATGGATGACGCACAATACGAGTTTATCAAAGCACAAAGACGAGCATTGTTGCTTCAACAACCAGATCACATAAGTAAACATGAAATCCAGGAGCCtcagatgaagaaacaaTTACAAGCCCATGAGTTCAAAGTTCCCAACCATCCACCAGTGAGGTTCACACAACCAAACCATTCAGTGCTTGACAATGGGAACAGTAACGAGCACATTGAGCTGAGATATCCCCGAGGGGCTACGAAAGGCACGAATAAAAAATGTGGTGGTAAATTTCTAACATTGAATCCGCTACCAGAGAGCAAAATTCAAGAGAGTATAGTAATCAAACAGGGTGTAAACCCATTCTTCATAGGAAGGTCGGATGACTGCAATTGCCGCATTGATGACAACAGATTATCTAGAGTACATTGTTTCATTCTTAAAAAGAGACATGCCGTGGGAAACAGCATATACGAATCCCCTGCACAGGGCCTGGACGACATCTGGTATTGCCATTCAGGAACGAACATCAGCTACTTGAATAACGTCAAAATGGGACCAGGCACGAAGACTCTGCTGCAAGAAGGGGacgaaatcaaaatcatatGGGATCGTAACAATGATTTTGTCATCGGTTTCAGTGTCGAGCTCAACGACACTACAGGTCTTTTCAACAATGGAACAGGTGTTTCCAGTCAGGAAAGATCGCTCGTTCCCCAGACCATCGACGAAAAGAGTCTCGTCAAAAGGCTGAGTCAAATGATGGCCATCAAACGTTCTAACCAAATTTCTTTCCCCCCTTCATCTCCAaacaaacaagaaaacGGCAAGGTCGAAAACAACATCACAGGTTCGGAGCCTGAAAAGCTACTCAAGAGGGTTCATTCGGTTAGTCTTTCTCAGTCACAAAACGATCCAAACAAAAAAGTAAAACGTGCAAAGCTTGATCAGGCACCACGAGACCCACAAGATTTACAGTTTTCATAGActgaaataaaaataatgaataaTTTACGTAAGCAACGTATCAAGTATGTTAATCCTGCCGCATGGTCACATCGTCATATTTTCATATtgtcattcttttctttgtttatATTTACTGTCATTAAACATACTACGTTACCCGCTCAACCCAGCTTTATTTTTAAGGGGTTTCTCTCTGTCGGGTGGCGAAAGCTTAAAGGAGCTTAAGGTATAAAAGGGAGCAGCCTTGCGGATTAAAGAAGTCATCTACTGATAGAAGAGTAGATACGATAGGATCGCTTAGTTTCACGTTCGGAAGGTAATAGTTGTAAGATCGTAATAAATCCGATAATCATTACTCTTTTGAACACTGAGCAGAACTTTAAGATCCATTGTTGCCCTTATCCCCTATAATTAACTTCTCGTTCACTCGTTATGCTTTTAAAAAACTTATTGCCGTTGGCGTTGATGCTATTGGGTTATACTGAGGTCACTGACGCCAAGGTTCACTCTGCAAAGGTACGCAAGCAGAAGTTGAGAGATGATATG belongs to Zygotorulaspora mrakii chromosome 1, complete sequence and includes:
- the RRD2 gene encoding peptidylprolyl isomerase RRD2 (similar to Saccharomyces cerevisiae RRD2 (YPL152W); ancestral locus Anc_8.674), which translates into the protein MIPEKRLLTKDDILLWENSETRHKLVDFLTSLAEAVKGHENTDYKEPISESIKSVVKILNRIRELVKKNPVTQDANSSRFGKVEFRDFYHDVSESSTSTISDTFPSLSQDQVTELSAYLTESWGNERRIDYGSGHELNFLCFLYGLLKCNIFQLERDARNMVLKVFITYLDIMRLIETTYWLEPAGSHGVWGLDDYHFLPFLFGAFQLSTHPHLKPTSIHNGEVVEMFQDKYLYFGCIAFINSVKTVASLRWHSPMLDDISGVRRWAKVAGGMVKMYEAEVLGKLPIMQHFLFGEFLPCPEGVSPLRDHSHDDDEGVDCCHVHDHSRINTWGDCCGIKVPSAIAATQMNKKNHKPIPFD
- the DGA1 gene encoding diacylglycerol O-acyltransferase (similar to Saccharomyces cerevisiae DGA1 (YOR245C); ancestral locus Anc_8.675), coding for MIEDSQELHRRVTTGSRDATAQEEAGDRAFSEHDKKGWDAWNAIKKEFENQISDARSSSLNGDGERSNSLNGINSEGSDRSWSSLHTPFKRRFQTAMIAWHLSAFVFLPVIAIYALSNPLLWFLSVPYFIYYMFDRAPGNGGVVYRRSDWFRSLSIWSYLCDYFPIALHKTADLQPTFTRKSASSKELEGKKNSRWKKMLGIFRYSSKNSEFEVTGPRYIFGYHPHGIGAIGSFGVFGTEGRRWSQIFPGIPVSLMTLVTQFHVPLYRDYLMALGISAVSKKNTLKVLEKDNSICIVVGGARESLASSIGHVDLILNRRKGFIRLALEAGNVCLTPVFAFGETDLYNIVQTSEDSFSRKVQLWLKQNYGFTVPLFYARGMFNYDFGFLPYRRAINVVIGKPIFVKEKIPNPSEEELDYYHQRYMQELKKLYYDNRDRFGYSDKEINIVG
- the RAD53 gene encoding serine/threonine/tyrosine protein kinase RAD53 (similar to Saccharomyces cerevisiae RAD53 (YPL153C); ancestral locus Anc_8.676), encoding MDATQPTQQSTQATQKYLIEKFSQEQIDDDIVCRVICTTGQIPIRDLRADMNEILKEATPIKKTWTFGRNPNSDYHLGNVSRLSNKHFVIFLGEDGNLLLKDTSTNGTWLNGQRISKERNQLLSQGDEITVGIGVSMDILTVVLFINERFKQKQEQMRVDNLKNGVKNGKNSTFKLHSGLNSDLSDNLTGVFKDFSIKDEVVGQGAFATVKKAVERSTGKTFAAKIISKRKVMGNLDGVKRELEVLGKLHHPRIVQLKGFYEAEEFYYLLMEFVSGGDLMDFVAAHGSVGEDAGREITRQILEAVRYIHEKGISHRDLKPDNILIEQDDPVLVKITDFGLAKVQGNGTFMKTFCGTLAYVAPEVIGGKASSDETGEVHEYSSLVDMWSIGCLVYVILTGHLPFSGSTQEQLYKQISRGSYHEGPLKDFRISDEARGFIDSLLQVNPNDRPTADKALQHPWIKVVNTQNSASESSQISLSQSLSQQKVLENMDDAQYEFIKAQRRALLLQQPDHISKHEIQEPQMKKQLQAHEFKVPNHPPVRFTQPNHSVLDNGNSNEHIELRYPRGATKGTNKKCGGKFLTLNPLPESKIQESIVIKQGVNPFFIGRSDDCNCRIDDNRLSRVHCFILKKRHAVGNSIYESPAQGLDDIWYCHSGTNISYLNNVKMGPGTKTLLQEGDEIKIIWDRNNDFVIGFSVELNDTTGLFNNGTGVSSQERSLVPQTIDEKSLVKRLSQMMAIKRSNQISFPPSSPNKQENGKVENNITGSEPEKLLKRVHSVSLSQSQNDPNKKVKRAKLDQAPRDPQDLQFS